DNA from Aquaspirillum sp. LM1:
TGCCGGTGGTGATTGTCGGTGTGGGCGCGTATCTGTTTTTTGCCCCGCTTGGCCTGGCCAACAGCTATCTGGGCCTGGTGCTGGTGCATGCCGCCCTGGGCGTGCCGTTTGTGGTGATTACCGTCTCGGCCACCTTGCGCGGCTTCAACCCCAATCTGGTGCGCGCCAGTGCCAGCCTGGGCGGTAACCCGGTGTATACCTTTTTCCGTATCACCCTGCCGTTGATCGCCCCTGGGGTGATTTCCGGCGGCCTGTTTGCCTTTGCCGCCTCGTTTGATGAAGTGGTGGTCACCCTGTTCCTGGCCGGCCCGGATCAGACCACCCTGCCGCGCCAGATGTTTGCCGGCATCAAGGAAAACATCAGTCCCACCATTGCTGCCGCCGCCACCGTGCTGATTCTGTTCTCCATCGTGCTGCTGCTGACGCTGGAATGGCTGCGCGGGCGCAGCGAAAAAATGCGCACCGCCGCCTCGGCGGCCTGATGTGATGCCAGGCCGGCCCGCCTCCGGAAAGGGTGGGCTGGTCTGGCGGGATTGAGATTTATCGGTTTTAACGCGTTTTTTGTTCCACGTCTCACCGTTGTCAGTTTCCCTCCTTGGCACAACCGATGCCGTCCTGTTCAACAGGGCGGATAAGGTTGTGCTTTTTTTTGGCCCGAGACGACGGGCAAGCCTTATCGCCTGAACTGCTGCAAGCCCTCGCGCAACTGCCCGGCCACCTGCTTGAGCTGATCCACATCACTGGCGTTGCTGCTGACAATCTGGTGGGTGTCTTCGGCCATCTGGCTGATTTGCTCAATGGTGCGGGTAATGTTCTGGCTGGCGCTGCGCTGTTCCTGGGTGCCACCGGCAATGTTTTGCACCATCTTGACCGCGCTGGCGGTGTGCTGGTCGATGGTGTTCAATGCCGTGCCCGCCTGTTGGGCCAGCTCCACGCCGTGGCCTACCCGGCTGCGCACCGATTCCATCCGCTCGGCGGCCCGCTGGGTGTCGGTGACAATCGCCGTGATGGTGGCGGCAATTTCCTGGGTGGAACTGGTGGTGCGTTCGGCCAGCTTGCGCACTTCGTCAGCCACCACAGCAAATCCCCGGCCCTGTTCGCCTGCCCGCGCGGCCTCAATCGCCGCATTCAGCGCCAGCAGGTTGGTCTGGTCGGCAATGTCGCGGATCACGTCCACCACGGTGGAAATTTGCCGCGATTGCTCGCCCAGCGCCAGCACGGCATCGGCGGTCAGTTGCACGTCGTCCGCCATTTCGGTCATTTCGCTGGCGCTGCCCATCACCACGGTGTGGCCATCGTGGCAGCTTTGCAGCGCATTGGCACTCAGGCTGGCCGCGTGATGGGCGTGATCGGCCACCTGGCCAATGCTGCCGGACAGTTGTTCAATCGACACGGCAATGGCCGACGCCGCCTGCGCCTGGGCACCCGCGCGCTGCACCAGGTTGGCCGAGCGCTGTTCCAGCCGCTGGGCAGATTGATTGACCTGCTCGGCAGCCTGATCGATATTGCCCACCAGGCTGCGAATCTGCCCCACCGTGGTGTTCAGCGCATGGCCCAGCCGCTGCAGCTCGTTATCGCTGTCCGCCCGGCTGTTGGCCACGCTCACGTGCAAATCGCCCTGCCCCAATGCCGTCACCGCGTTCACCACCTGGCGCAGCGGACGCAGCCGCGAGCGAATCAGCAGGCCGATCAGCAGCGCACAGAGCAGCAGCCCGCTGGCGCTGACCCCGGCCAGAATCCAGCGCAGGCGCAGGCTTTCCGCCATGAATTCATCGGTCCAGCTGCCAATCGTCACCTGAAAATTCCACGCTTTTGACCAGCCTACCACCGCCATGCGTTCCCGCAGCACCTCGCCCTGCGGCCACAGGTACTGGCGCACGCCACCGGCAAAGTGAATATTGTCCAGCGCCGACTGACGCGTCGGGCCCTCCTTGACCACCTCGCCAATCACCTTGCCCTGAAATTTCGGGTGAACAATAAATTCGCCAATGGTTTTATCATCTCCGCTGGGGCGGACAATGGTGACATAGCCGCTTTTGCCGGCCACCACGCTGCCATACAGGGTGCGAATCCGCGCCAGCGCATCGCCCAGCTCAATGCGCACCGACAGCCCGGCAAATACCCGACCCTGACTGTCTTTCAGCGGCTGGATATTGCTGAAATAATACTTGCCATTGCGCACCACCAGACCCTGATAGCCTTCGCCCCGGTTCAGCGCCAGCGCCACCGGGTCGGAGTCGGCCAGCGTGGTGCCGTCCATGGACTTGCCATCACGCTTGAGCAGGGTGCTCAGGCGATACACCTTGCCCTGCTGAAACAGCAGGATGGCGCTTTCTTCATCGGTGAGTTTCTTGAACCGCTCCAGCACCTCGTGGTTGGCGTTGAGCATGCTGCCATTCACGGTCAGGATTGGCAGGTCCACCTCGCCGGTTTTGTGCGTGCCCTCGCCCAGCCGCACCGGCCCACCGAGAAACTGCTCAAAAAAACGCAACTGCCGCGCCCCACGTGTCTTGACGCTGTCAAACTCGCTGTCCAGCCCACCCACCACCAGCTTGACTTCGTTTTCCAGCTCCAGTTGTGATTGGGCCAGCGCGGCCCGTTCAGTCAGCCAGGCAGTCACGCCGATCATCACGGCAAACACCACCACCAGCATGGCAATGGCTGGCCATAGCAACTGCCGGCTGAGTGAAAAATCCCGATAGCGCATGGTGTGCTTCTCCTTGGTTCTGTCTTGGGTTCTGTGTTGTGATGGTGTGCCGGGCCTTGGCCAAATGGGGGGGGGGGGCGGCATGCAAAAAGACAATGCCAGATATATCGTCTGCGGCCCGATGGATTTGATTGGCTTCCTTATCCTGACATGGATTATCCGCCATCACTATGATCTGACTCAGAAAACCCGGACAAACCTGCCCCCCGGCAAACCGGCCAAGCCAGGCACGCACGAATGAGTGCGCCTGCACATTTCCCGCCCGCCGTGTGCCTCCCAGGGTTTGTGTACAATGGCAGCCTGTTCAATCCGTCATGGCAGAAGGTGATGAAATTTCGTTTTATTCTGGCCAGCAGCCTGGCCAGCCTGCTGGCCGCCTGCGGCACGGTGCAGCGGCCAGCCCCGGTGCAGCCCGCTGCGCCCATCAGCGTTCC
Protein-coding regions in this window:
- a CDS encoding ABC transporter permease, which translates into the protein MLQPYATPLEKLWFYAFRLFCIGVLVFLILPLLVIIPLSFSADSFLMYPIKGVSLRWYEAFFTSSEWVNSLKNSLIVAPAATLLATVLGTVAAVGLTSADFPGKSFMMTVLISPMVVPVVIVGVGAYLFFAPLGLANSYLGLVLVHAALGVPFVVITVSATLRGFNPNLVRASASLGGNPVYTFFRITLPLIAPGVISGGLFAFAASFDEVVVTLFLAGPDQTTLPRQMFAGIKENISPTIAAAATVLILFSIVLLLTLEWLRGRSEKMRTAASAA
- a CDS encoding methyl-accepting chemotaxis protein, with the protein product MRYRDFSLSRQLLWPAIAMLVVVFAVMIGVTAWLTERAALAQSQLELENEVKLVVGGLDSEFDSVKTRGARQLRFFEQFLGGPVRLGEGTHKTGEVDLPILTVNGSMLNANHEVLERFKKLTDEESAILLFQQGKVYRLSTLLKRDGKSMDGTTLADSDPVALALNRGEGYQGLVVRNGKYYFSNIQPLKDSQGRVFAGLSVRIELGDALARIRTLYGSVVAGKSGYVTIVRPSGDDKTIGEFIVHPKFQGKVIGEVVKEGPTRQSALDNIHFAGGVRQYLWPQGEVLRERMAVVGWSKAWNFQVTIGSWTDEFMAESLRLRWILAGVSASGLLLCALLIGLLIRSRLRPLRQVVNAVTALGQGDLHVSVANSRADSDNELQRLGHALNTTVGQIRSLVGNIDQAAEQVNQSAQRLEQRSANLVQRAGAQAQAASAIAVSIEQLSGSIGQVADHAHHAASLSANALQSCHDGHTVVMGSASEMTEMADDVQLTADAVLALGEQSRQISTVVDVIRDIADQTNLLALNAAIEAARAGEQGRGFAVVADEVRKLAERTTSSTQEIAATITAIVTDTQRAAERMESVRSRVGHGVELAQQAGTALNTIDQHTASAVKMVQNIAGGTQEQRSASQNITRTIEQISQMAEDTHQIVSSNASDVDQLKQVAGQLREGLQQFRR